In one Arachis duranensis cultivar V14167 chromosome 9, aradu.V14167.gnm2.J7QH, whole genome shotgun sequence genomic region, the following are encoded:
- the LOC107465817 gene encoding uncharacterized protein LOC107465817 — translation MTPDMFSDWVKLQNFYEGLSFEARKGLDYSSGGSLNMMKTAEEAQDLIEIVANNQYYYSSERQHNLPPKKGVMELEVNTTNQPSLEWSQGEGITVEQPQEQVQYIQNTSNSQDEFHGDTYNPSWKNHPNLKWGENHWQKNSNHNQNRHTSNQNHHANNTNQYRKPQNTYQPPHHNSQNHQNNFSAPSSNSQNYHTNPPNNFQQQSTPIIPPIDHHETRISSLEATLQALAQTTQALAKGQKEHEATMKSIERQVGQLAKQAERPTNVLPSDTIPNPRDTEKAIKWEECKAITLRSGKKVETEAITQEEHIKEGLKEEVKEQKQEQETYTQSDKLAKKETVKAYQPMLPYPQRFKEENKEKQYSKFLEIFKTLHINIPFIEALEQMPLYAKFMKELLTKKRSLKEGQTVVMTRECSAIIQKKLPKKMKDPGSFHIPCTIGNMMIERAFCDLGASINLMPLSLMRKLQIHELKPTKIALQMADKSIQQALGVVENVLVKVDKFFLPVDFVILDIKEDDNTPIILGRPFLATARALIDVEKGELMLRVHDEHIVFHVFKNLQDSTQEEECMKIDSIDPNLKEAPDEALPSSCWKENEEVEVLQQAQRIEEKLQSKSAFKIHSKDRPKIETPKPELSPGKEESPKKKMPREWRNKKISTEDFSPGDKERGLSE, via the exons ATGACCCCTGACATGTTTAGTGACTGGGTTAAgctccaaaacttctatgaaggcttaagcTTCGAAGCAAGGAAAGGACTAGATTACTCATCAGGAGGATCactcaacatgatgaaaactgccGAGGAGGCCCAAGACCTCATTGAGATTGTGGCAAATAACCAATACTATTACTCATCAGAGAGGCAGCACAATCTGCCCCCAAAGAAAGGTGTaatggagcttgaag TGAACACAACAAATCAACCATCACTTGAATGGAGCCAAGGTGAAGGGATCACGGTTGAACAACCACAAGAACAAGTTCAATACATACAGAACACTTCAAATTCTCAGGATGAATTTCATGGAGATACATACAACCCATCTTGGAAAAATCATCCCAACCTAAAGTGGGGTGAGAACCATTGGCAAAAGAATAGCAACCACAATCAAAACCGTCACACAAGCAACCAAAATCACCATGCCAACAACACTAACCAatatagaaaaccacaaaacacatATCAACCACCCCATCATAACTCACAAAATCACCAAAATAACTTCTCTGCACCATCATCCAACTCACAAAATTACCACACTAATCCAcccaacaacttccaacaacAATCAACCCCCATCATACCCCCAATTGACCATCATGAAACTAGAATCTCAAGTCTTGAAGCAACCTTGCAAGCACTTGCTCAAACCACTCAAGCCTTAGCTAAGGGACAAAAGGAACATGAGGCCACCATGAAGAGTATTGAGCGACAAGTGGGACAATTAGCCAAACAAGCTGAACGGCCAACCAATGTTCTTCCAAGTGATACGATACCCAACCCAAGAGACACAGAAAAAGCCATAAAATGGGAGGAGTGTAAAGCAATCACCCTGAGAAGTGGGAAGAAAGTGGAGACAGAAGCCATTACTCAGGAAGAGCACATCAAAGAAGGCTTAAAAGAAGAGGTGAAGGAACAAAAGCAGGAGCAAGAAACCTATACACAAAGTGATAAATTAGCTAAGAAGGAGACAGTGAAAGCATACCAACCAATGCTCCCATACCCTCAAAGGTttaaagaagagaacaaagagaAGCAATATTCCAAATTCTTGGAAATATTCAAGACACTACACATCAACATACCCTTCATTGAAGCACTTGAACAGATGCCCCtatatgctaagttcatgaaggaaTTGTTGACAAAGAAAAGATCCTTGAAAGAGGGACAAACGGTTGTGATGACCAGggaatgtagtgccatcatCCAGAAAAAGTTGCCAAAGAAGATGAAAGACCCAGGGAGCTTTCACATCCCCTGCACAATAGGCAACATGATGATTGAGAGAGCATTTTGTGAtcttggtgcaagcataaatctgatgCCTCTATCTCTGATGAGAAAGCTTCAGATTCATGAATTGAAACCTACAAAGATAGCCCTTCAAATGGCGGATAAATCTATTCAACAAGCACTCGGAGTTGTAGAGAATGTATTAGTAAAGGTGGACAAATTCTTCCTCCCAGTTGACTTTGTCATCCTAGACATAAAGGAAGATGACAACACTCCCATTATTCTAGGGAGGCCCTTTTTAGCTACTGCCAGGGCATTGATAGATGTCGAAAAAGGAGAATTAATGCTAAGGGTGCATGATGAGCATATAGTGTTCCATGTCTTCAAGAATTTGCAAGACTCCACCCAAGAGGAAGAGTGTATGAAGATTGATTCCATAGATCCAAACTTGAAAGAGGCACCCGATGAGGCACTTCCAAGCTCATGctggaaagaaaatgaagaagtggAGGTGCTGCAACAAGCTCAAAGAATAGAGGAGAAGCTGCAATCAAAGTCAGCATTTAAGATTCATAGCAAGGACCGTCCAAAAATTGAGACCCCAAAACCTGAACTATCTCCTGGAAAAGAAGAGAGTCCCAAGAAGAAAATGCCAAGAGaatggagaaacaagaaaatctcCACTGAAGACTTctcaccaggggataaa